The proteins below are encoded in one region of Lagenorhynchus albirostris chromosome 7, mLagAlb1.1, whole genome shotgun sequence:
- the DPM2 gene encoding dolichol phosphate-mannose biosynthesis regulatory protein: MATGTDQVVGLGLVAVSLIIFTYYTVWVILLPFIDSQHVIHKYFLPQAYAVAIPLAAGLLLLLFVGVFITYVMLKNQKVTKKAQ, encoded by the exons ATG GCCACGGGAACAGACCAGGTGGTGGGACTCGGCCTCGTCGCCGTTAGCCTGATCATCTTCACCTATTACACCGTCTGGGTGATTCTCTTG CCATTCATCGACAGTCAGCATGTCATCCACAAGTATTTCCTGCCCCAAGCCTATGCCGTTGCCATCCCACTGGCTGCTGGCCTCCTGCTGCTCCTGTTTGTGG GCGTGTTCATCACCTACGTGATGCTGAAGAATCAGAAGGTGACCAAAAAGGCCCAGTGA
- the PIP5KL1 gene encoding phosphatidylinositol 4-phosphate 5-kinase-like protein 1 produces the protein MAAPSPGPHEVLTPSPEAGHRAATSSSGRRGLLWRLRDKQTRLGLFEIGPGHELHQLTCMMQAGLWAATQVSMDHPPTGLPTEEDFSEVLTQVHEDFELGTLAGPAFARLRRSLGLAEEDYQAALGPGGPYLQFLSTSKSKASFFLSHDQRFFLKTLRRREVQALLAHLPRYVQHLQRHPHSLLARLLGVHSLRVARGKKKYFIIMQSVFYPTGRISERYDIKGCEVSRWVEPAPEGSPLVLVLKDLNFQGKIINLGPQRSWLLHQMELDTAFLRELNVLDYSLLMAFQRLHEDEQGPGNSLIFRTARSMRGVQSLEEPEAQNRRLLPDTPNALHILDGPEQRYFLGLVDLTTVYGLRKRLEHLWKTLRYPGRTFSTVSPTRYARRLCQWVEAHTE, from the exons ATGGCCGCGCCGAGCCCGGGGCCCCACGAG GTCCTGACCCCCTCCCCAGAGGCTGGACACAGAGCTGCCACCTCGAGCTCTGGCCGCCGTGGCCTCCTCTGGCGCCTACGAGACAAGCAGACTCGCTTAGGCCTGTTTGAGATTGGCCCAGGGCATGAGCTGCACCAGCTGACGTGTATGATGCAGGCAGGGCTGTGGGCTGCCACTCAAGTGTCCATGGACCACCCGCCCACG GGACTGCCCACAGAGGAGGATTTCTCCGAGGTCCTGACCCAGGTTCACGAG GACTTCGAGCTGGGCACCCTGGCTGGCCCCGCCTTCGCCCGACTGCGGCGCTCCCTAGGGCTGGCAGAGGAGGACTATCAGGCTGCGCTGGGTCCCGGCGGCCCCTACCTGCAGTTCCTCAGCACCTCCAAGAGCAAGGCCAGCTTCTTCCTGTC CCACGACCAGCGCTTCTTCCTGAAGACCCTGCGGCGCCGGGAGGTGCAGGCGCTGCTCGCCCACCTGCCCCGCTACGTGCAGCACCTGCAGCGGCACCCACACTCGCTGCTTGCGCGGTTGCTGG GAGTGCACAGTCTGCGGGTGGCCCGGGGAAAGAAG AAATACTTCATCATCATGCAGAGCGTCTTCTATCCCACCGGCCGCATCTCCGAGAG GTATGACATCAAGGGCTGCGAGGTGAGCCGCTGGGTGGAGCCCGCCCCTGAGGGCAGCCCCCTTGTCCTGGTGCTGAAAGACCTCAATTTTCAGGGCAAGATCATCAACCTGG GGCCCCAGCGGAGCTGGCTCCTCCACCAGATGGAACTGGACACCGCCTTCCTCCGGGAGCTCAACGTGCTGGATTACAGCCTCCTGATGGCCTTTCAGCGTCTCCATGAGGATGAGCAGGGCCCAGGCAATAGCCTCATCTTCCGCACAGCCAG GTCTATGAGAGGGGTACAGAGCCTGGAGGAGCCGGAAGCCCAGAACCGCCGGCTGCTGCCCGACACCCCCAACGCCCTACACATCCTGGACGGGCCAGAGCAACGCTATTTCCTGGGCCTTGTGGACCTCACCACAGTCTACGGGCTCCGCAAGCGGCTGGAGCACCTGTGGAAGACGCTGCGCTACCCAGGCCGGACCTTCTCCACCGTCAGCCCAACTCGCTACGCCCGTCGCCTCTGCCAGTGGGTGGAGGCGCACACCGAGTGA